AGGCAAACGGTACAGATTTCGAACAATCAGTAACGGAATCTTGAACTGCCCGACACAAgtaagaacatttttatcatcataaccAATCTTATTTTTGGCAATTAATCTTGAAGCGTAATACAttgtcattttaaataaatatcacaaAATGTCTAGGAGATTTACAGTGCCGAAATGTTTGCACATATACCATAGTCGATGTAATGTTACTTATAAAGATACGTCCAAATCAAATAAGagaataatttgtttgttttgggtttaacgccgtttttcaacagtatttcagttatgtaacgggggGCAtgtaacctaaccggtgttcctggatactctaccagtacaaacctgttctctgcaagtaactgccaacttccccacatgaatcagaggtggatgatgaatgatttcagacaaagtgtcttttatcaaattgtcacggagaacatacgcctcgtccaGGGATCGATCTCACGGCCgtacgatccgtagatctgcgttctccctgTTGAGCTGAGCGGGTAGGCCCCAAATAAAATAATTAGGACAAACATTCAATACTTACATTCTCATATTTTTCCTATAGCATTctctttattcaattaatatttttatctATCATTGACAGATTTCCATTGACGGTCACACCCTGACTATGATGGCATCCGATGGTAACCCGTTTGATAAAATCGAGGTAGATTCCTTCAACATTTTCCCCGGAGAGCGGTTTGACTTTATGCTTAATGCTTCTCAACCTGTAGGAAACTACTGGGTTAGGGCAAGGGGACTTGCTGATTGTGGTGTCAAGCAAGCAAAACAGGTAATTGTCACTATGGTTACTTACAAGAAACAACAtcgatttatttaaaaaaacaaaatttaatatatttatacgtTAATAGCAATGGCAGTTACGATTTGATTGGTGTGAACAAATTTGAGacatttttaatacatgtagatGACAAATGAGGCCAGTCATTTCAAGTGAACAAAGAACTGGTAGACAACATTGCTGTTTATAGCTCCCCGGTGTTCCATAAATCAAATGAGATTTTTGAATGTACTCTGTCGAAATCAtgttcttttcataaaatataatttatattaattgCTTCATATAGGTGGCTATTCTACGATATGAAGGTGCCTCGGAGGAGGACCCTGTAGGAAATACCACATGGGAGGATGCAGACAGAATGGGAAAAGTAATTCTTTCAGTAACTTTATGTTGACGTACACCTGTGccttgctatatatatattatatttgataaattcCTGTAAAcgatcaaatattttattaattcgttttcatttaatttttagtAGAAGTTTTTAATCTAGATTTCTCATTGACCAAAAGATATTTAAAACTGttgcaaaaattataaaaaaaactgtagtAAAAATAACTTCATTTAACGTTGAAGTTCTAATGTTTTAATACGGTTTATAGAAACTTAATCCGTGGAACAAGAAAGGTGATGAAAACAACATACAAGTGAGCGATCTTAAGTCACGTTTGGATGGAAAAGCTGCTCTAAAAGTAACTCCAGACAAGAAATTTTATCTTGCGATGGACTTCAACAAAATTGACAATTACCATTTTCACGATGTGTCATTTTACCCCATCTCCGCTGTGGAAAGACCTCAACACCTCTACATGCCACAGATGAACCACGTGACATTGAGACTGCCCTCATCACCACCCCTGTCACAGCATTCCGATCTGGATGAGGTATAAAAGATGATGTCTATGTCCCTTTGTGTAAACAAAATACCATTGTGTTCtcatataaatatatgaattGGAAATATATATCATTCTGGAGTACATGTAGGcctacatttatattttactgaaattcGATCGAGAATCTAGTAAATATGCATACAAGTATAAACGTAAAAGTAGAATAAATGagatgacatatatatatatagatttagttcgtataaattctccctactatataataatttataatgcgaacttgtatcctagcggatctcacgtatgggaaagtcaactgttctgaatataattatatcccttaatgcaaattatctatatatatatatatatatatatatatatatattcaatgtatcctcgagatccagttaactttcagagagagaaaatatagcttctctgttcccaatcagttaaaaagactaaaatgtcgctgctgatttgtgagacatgaaaacagagatttgagtatatatatgcaaatgttgaaccagtacgaatgtgtagtacaattcgggctcgtatataaagcagcttcGAAACTGAttttattgggttagtggacttgctgtggcatgttcgtttgtactgctaggcgctatgcagtaattggtctggtatattgtggtggtaaTTTAggtcgtataaattctctctgcTATACAGTGGGGtgttaaaatggtttatttatGCTAAccggtgaaatactgaaaattattCGTGAGATATTTCTGTATATGTCTCACTGTGTCAAACTTccttttctttagaaaaaaatatctcccatgaaaaatattctttaattacccCCATTTGTTGCCTTTAGAATGGTTATCCTAAAAGTCAAGCAAAACACGAGTCAAATACAGCTAGACAATCCTGTAGAGAGAAAAAAACTAGCTATACTAGAGTtttcaaacgaaaaaaaaaaacagtaatgctctagaaatgttacctcGGTTTGTATGTGCTTCTCCACTTTCCATCTGTTTACTATCGTTTGATAGATTATTCTGGCGACAGCATATTTAGTTTGTTGTTGTATTAGTTatttatcacaagacatcaactcaactttacgtaatatgccagcattttcgtagTTTCCCAGCCAGGACCAGGTTTCCTTCCGTTGTCAGTTGTGTTCCAGGCACTTGGCGTCTGATCCTATATACCTTAGTACTGAAGAAATCAAAATCAGATTCTATATTCCTGAgtactaaaaatattttgtttagtaCTCATGTATATAGGATCTGATTTTTTTCTCACAGAACTTTTATTATTTCGTGTAACTATATGGTATTCAGATAAAGAATCTGTTTATTTTTCTCACAGAACTTTATTATTTCGTGTAACTATATGTTATAAACAACTGTGCAGTTTTTGTACCAGGTTAGTAGAGGAGGGTCATTGGGGGTTGGGGCGGGGGTGGGGTCCAAGTCACACGCCGAGTGCCTATGTTAGGTTATATCGCAATTTCACGACATAATTTGTTACGCTATgaagctcctagatcaatatttccaaGCTATTTCTGTTGAATATCCatgataatattataaacaaaatgatttcatggacctaatcaccaatattcgatatcactGTGCATACGTATCCATGGTTATTTAGCGGATGCATtctatgtaacacggtagctaaatcaatccgaatttcgtcatgaagtATTCTTCATATTTGAATATGTTAGCATGTaattaacagaaaattcgttggtcttagcatacaataaaaagaaactttgtttatcaccgataagggagacaattctgatatatTCAAACAGGCTCCGACTTCGTGATAAtattgaattgtctcccttatcggtgtaTCACACTGAACACAAACGTGTTGTAGTAATGACTTTTGATGTACAAATGTTGAAATGATGTTTTATATATAGTGAGTGTCGAAAATCAAACTTGTGAGCATTCCTTTCCGTGAttgtaatattaaattttaaaatgacaacCCAGCGATATCTATCCTCAAACCTTCGTTCACCTGCTTCTCTAattctatataaattttattaatgcCTCACTTTGTTTTAGTATGTTtaacttttaaaagataaaatgtaagtaCACCTCTTTTCCAACACTTAATTGTATGCGTTGTTTCCGTTTATAGGGCGAGTTCTGCAACCATATGACAACAGGATCAAAGAATTGCACGGAAGAGTTCTGCGAGTGTGTTTACCGGCTTCATGTGCAATTAAATGACACGGTTGAGATAATTGTCATTGATGAGGGTGTCACATTTAATGCGAATCATCCTGTCCATCTCCATGGATACAAATTTTACGTCGTTGGTATGGACCGGGTATGCGTTTCAATTTCTCTTTCTTATCACACTTCCAGATTTGGTACGGAACAGAAAGTTTGCTGTTGAATTTCGGTCGTTGCGATTTCAgtgtacatttataaaaaataaatatattaagcgAGTGATCAAGTCTTCCTCATATATGCTATAAAGTAATTCCCACCAACTGTTaatatttcatctttttcttaGCTCGGAGAATCTACATCTTTAGAAGAAGTGAAACGACTTGACGTGCAAGGGAGGCTGCCACGAAATCTTGTTGATCCCGTTGCCAAGGATACAGTTACTGTCCCTGATGGTGGATACTCCATTTTACGATTTCATGCTGATAACCCAGGTATATTTCACGTCGATTGTGTCTGTTTAGTATACTGGCGGGTAAACTTCTTTAAGCAATTGTTTCAGGAAGCAGGCAGATGCTTTCCAAATATTAATTCACGAGGACAGGCACTTTGTTATTACTACGCGTGTTCTGCGGGTCGTCTGGATCGTCTGATCACATTGTAGAATTGACTAAAGCCAGTGGACAAACGGTGACCTAAATCAGATGGTCACAAAGGACATGCGTTCATTTCGATTTTCTTacgttcgtttttttttaaaaaaaaaatccctgttaTAATTTTGCTTCATCTATTTTGAAATGACTTGCCAACTCGTAACAATTGTAAAactaaactattttttttcataacttcatTCAACTGCAACATAAGCAGCACTCTTCTTGATTTAAAACACTTTCATGCATTAGTAACTGTTGATGAATATAAATCGAAGGTGTGACACAGAATGTTTCCATGTTGTCAGTGCATTAACATGGTAATTGGtgaagtatgtttttattttaaagaattttattttttttgttttctacaaCTTTCTGTAAAGTAATACTGATTTCATATCATTTCCATggtttataaaattataatattacaaatatttttgcATACAACTCGTGGCTGGCTAGCCTGTTAAAATGTGTAAATGCTCGTTTCAGGATTCTGGTTCTTCCACTGTCATATAGAATTCCATGCAAACATAGGAATGGGTTTACTCGTGCAAGTTGGAAATGAAAGTGATATGCCAAAAGTTCCCAAAAACTTTCCAAAATGCGGTAACTGGCAATTCACTGGATACGACGAACCGGAAGAAGACAAACAGTGCGTTAGCGGAGCAACCAGTATTTGGTCGGTGATGACAGTTTCTCTTACAGTGATAACTGGCGGTATAGCCATGGGTTTGCAGCAATACTATATATGAAGCTTCTTTAGGATAATGGGCAAGTAATGGTACTCGGTAATTTCCGTTCTATTTcgtattctccgtatgtgattcCGGCATTCTCCGGTTGCTATGGAAAGTATTGCTCGTATGAGCTAAATTTACAACCGATGAATGTCGAAATAGCAGACGAGAATACGCAATCACACGGAAAGTGTCGATTGTCGTTACAGGTCCTCCACTTTAATGACCTGTCTGCAGATTTTTGTATCTATATTCTTCAAGACATTGtctttattatataaaaacatCTCAACTGCAACGAATACATATTATATAGATAACATATGAAAATAGTTAGTAccattttatattaacaatttgGTTTTCTCTTCTGTTTACATCGCAGGCAGTGGAACTAAAGAtacaaatttgaagaaattttacaTGTAATGCGCATCAAGGTACTGCATCAATGTACA
This window of the Mercenaria mercenaria strain notata chromosome 5, MADL_Memer_1, whole genome shotgun sequence genome carries:
- the LOC123558060 gene encoding uncharacterized protein LOC123558060 produces the protein MIHLTLILAVTLTYSFPGVFCQQTRVLEKYTSHPCIRPCQVNQPMTCSYDFQLELYFTLTKACYDCPFNRTDCFRPHCIPADGVSRGLNVINRMLPGPGIHVCEGDTVIVNVKNDLTGGEGTSIHWHGILQHGSQHMDGVGMVTQCPIPQRTSFQYRFKAENPGTHYWHAHSGLQRSDGAYGAIVVRQAPEFESHLGLYDEDLPEHTMLVNDWLVEMSVNRFAHHHQAGGDNKPRSMLINGKGVLQEFFDNSGNTSSYTPVEIFHVTRGKRYRFRTISNGILNCPTQISIDGHTLTMMASDGNPFDKIEVDSFNIFPGERFDFMLNASQPVGNYWVRARGLADCGVKQAKQVAILRYEGASEEDPVGNTTWEDADRMGKKLNPWNKKGDENNIQVSDLKSRLDGKAALKVTPDKKFYLAMDFNKIDNYHFHDVSFYPISAVERPQHLYMPQMNHVTLRLPSSPPLSQHSDLDEGEFCNHMTTGSKNCTEEFCECVYRLHVQLNDTVEIIVIDEGVTFNANHPVHLHGYKFYVVGMDRLGESTSLEEVKRLDVQGRLPRNLVDPVAKDTVTVPDGGYSILRFHADNPGFWFFHCHIEFHANIGMGLLVQVGNESDMPKVPKNFPKCGNWQFTGYDEPEEDKQCVSGATSIWSVMTVSLTVITGGIAMGLQQYYI